A single genomic interval of Penicillium psychrofluorescens genome assembly, chromosome: 2 harbors:
- a CDS encoding uncharacterized protein (ID:PFLUO_002603-T1.cds;~source:funannotate) → MRGVAEEGNTLVPRLTGEVELDIDPLPLAQRQGLIAVSVMAFLSLIATATLLVFITYRLIFWRRKYTRYIGYNQYIILIYNLVLADFQQALGFLLCLRWILTDKIKSGTAACFLQGLWLQIGDPGSGAFVLAIAFHTFLLVVLGKKMSYKVFVCFVIGVWVFVAIIVTIPLAIYGVDVFVPSGAWCWINEDYETVRLWTHYFWIFLAEFGTVFLYAVMYFQLRKQIAQSSILGNSQLESLKRLRRVVGYMTIYPVVYIVLSLPLAAGRMATQNGQTPNVTFFCCAGAIITSSGLADVTLYTLTRRNLIGESEPSDDRSYNKFDNSKGRKGDTYKTTITADQRMNRKFGIGDDVLDRDGSTDNIVQPIEMDELGKVYQETTIEITREVASSSEDGGHSSKVFPNPPSRIGWRR, encoded by the coding sequence ATGCGCGGAGTCGCAGAGGAGGGGAATACATTGGTCCCGCGGCTCACTGGCGAGGTTGAGCTGGACATCGATCCTCTACCACTCGCTCAACGACAAGGACTCATTGCTGTTTCAGTCATGGCATTTCTTTCCCTTATTGCCACGGCAActctcctcgtcttcattACCTACCGTCTGATCTTCTGGCGAAGAAAATACACCAGATACATTGGGTACAACCAATACATTATCCTCATCTATAATCTGGTTCTTGCAGATTTTCAGCAAGCATTGGGATTTTTGCTCTGTTTGAGATGGATTCTCACCGACAAAATCAAATCCGGCACCGCTGCATGCTTTCTTCAGGGGCTGTGGCTTCAAATCGGTGATCCCGGTAGTGGCGCTTTTGTCCTGGCTATCGCTTTTCACACATTTCTGCTCGTCGTCTTGGGCAAAAAGATGTCTTACAAGGTGTTTGTTTGCTTTGTTATCGGTGTCTGGGTCTTTGTGGCAATTATTGTCACAATCCCGTTGGCAATATATGGAGTCGATGTCTTCGTCCCATCGGGTGCCTGGTGCTGGATAAATGAAGATTATGAGACAGTTCGCCTGTGGACTCACTACTTTTGGATCTTCCTTGCCGAGTTTGGGACTGTTTTTCTCTACGCAGTGATGTACTTCCAGCTACGGAAGCAAATCGCACAGTCATCCATTCTCGGAAACAGTCAACTTGAGAGCCTGAAGCGTCTGCGACGAGTAGTTGGTTACATGACTATCTATCCAGTGGTCTATATTGTCCTTTCTTTGCCCTTGGCCGCTGGACGAATGGCCACCCAGAATGGCCAAACTCCGAACGTGACATTTTTTTGCTGTGCTGGtgccatcatcaccagctcCGGACTGGCAGATGTCACTCTCTACACGCTTACACGTCGCAATCTTATCGGCGAATCTGAGCCGAGCGATGATCGATCTTACAACAAATTTGACAACAGCAAGGGCCGCAAAGGTGATACATACAAGACAACTATCACCGCCGACCAGAGGATGAATCGGAAGTTTGGAATCGGCGACGACGTCCTTGATCGCGATGGCTCAACGGACAACATTGTGCAACCCATCGAGATGGATGAACTCGGCAAGGTTTACCAAGAGACCACCATTGAGATCACGCGCGAAGTCGCATCCTCGTCAGAAGACGGTGGGCACTCGAGCAAGGTCTTTCCTAATCCACCATCGCGTATCGGATGGAGGAGATAA